The Hevea brasiliensis isolate MT/VB/25A 57/8 chromosome 9, ASM3005281v1, whole genome shotgun sequence nucleotide sequence GAGAAATGTCTTCTCAGTTTGCTCCAAAGCTGTCCAACTGTATGTGGACAATTAATATCTGCTAAGCAGACCCTCATTACAAATTTTTAATGCTTATGGTAATAAATTTTGTTAGAATGCTAAGGGCAAGGTTCACAACTTCACATTCCTAGTAAACTGAGACCAAAACTCGTGTCATGGTAATTTAAATTTCTGATGATATCAATTGTTGGTTGCTCCTTCAAATATGTTCATTGTAGACATTTCAATAATATGGAAAAAAAAGGCTTTCGAATTATTGTTTCAACCAATTGGACTGGGTTGGTCTCCCTTAAAGTGGCATTCTCAAATGGTATTATTTAATGTGTATATGGGCGTGCatgcatgtgtgtgtgtgtgtgtgtgtgcgtgtgtttGTTTTGATAATGTTAGGATATTGTCTTAGTGATATGTGAATCTGCAGGTTATCTCAATGTTGAAAGAGAAACTCGGAGTTGAAAAGGATAAAATTCTTCCTATGGTTGACTACGGGTAGGCAATATCTCATGAATAGCATTAAATTACCTTTCTGAATTTTTTATAGGGGCTTTCATTTTGTGATACTAAATTAGATAATGTTTAATCAGAATTGCAAATTTAGGTTTCTTATTCCAAATTAGACATGTAAAATATGAGTCTTTCGGATCGGCTGTGCATGGATGGGTTGTTCTTGACTGTGTTCCTGGCATTATCCCAGCTTCCTTTACTCACTTTTCACCCTATTTTCCAATGCAAAAAACTTATCCCTATTTTCCAATGCAAAAAACTTACTCCAATATTAGCATGATATTACATCCTCTAATTTGACACATACTCTGGCAATTTCAGAAGTTTCTTAGAACATGCTCACTTTGTAGTTTGTGATGTTTTACTTAATACACAAAAAGGTAGGACAAGTTTGAGGGTAGAATTAATAAAACTAAAAGGATTGGTTGAAATTGATAATTGGTGTAAAGGTTATCATTTTTTTTCTGATAATTTGGATGCTGTAAAACTACAAGGGATCAAAATAACTGACAAAAATTTGGAGGCTTATTTGGTCTCTTCGCCTATTTAATAGTGCATTTATTATAGCAGTGATGTTTCTTTGTATGATATATTAATTCATTATCTTGTTAATTACATCTGTTGCCACTTTAAAGATGTGCTTGTCTACTTTATATATGAATGTCTCTTTCTCACATATCCATCCATTCTATGTCCAGGAAGTACTCGCGAGTGAGGAATTGGACACTTGGTTTAACTGGTGGTAAGGACCAAATTGCTGTGATCAGGGCCTCTGGGAGCATTAGTCGTGTACGGAGTCCATTAAGTTTACCAAGCTCTGGTATCATTGGGGAGCAATTCATTGAGAAGATTCAACAAGTAAGAGGTAAACTTGACCCTAGGAGTCTCTTTCATTAATTCAACATGcagctttctttctttttcttaataattttttgaGGTGTAGACAATATTAACTGTAACGGTCACAGATATTTTGTCCAGATATGCATTGTAACCAGATCATATGCTTTTAGATGAGGCATTCTCGCTTTTTAGTAATATAGGCAATTGTTGGCATGTTGTCCGTATTTCCAGAGGAGCTTGATTATTTCTCATAAAGGCTTTATGTAAGATTTTAAACAAGAGAGATTTTCTTCATTGGGATCTTAGTTCAAGGAAGACAAATGCTACAGCAGAGAGCGCGTTCTGTTTATACTATTTACGAAAATATAATCGTTTAGCAATTTGCACATAAAGGTTAATAGAATGAAAGCAAAAAACATGTATCGTGCAAGGCCACTTGTTACCTAAGGCTCGCCCGGCTCAAAACCATTTCTTTTCATAACATAATTTAGGGTAAACTACAATTTAATCCTTGAGGTAGGTTAAACCTACAACTTCGTCCTTATAGTTTCAAAACCAATCAGTTTAATCCCGGACATTTTAATAAACTTACAAGTTAGTGCCTACCATTATAATTTTAGTCCAGTTATCGTTAATTTTAgcaaaaataaccaaaatgcgtGTAACTCTATTTTCGATCTGAAAACAATTTGGTCCTTAGGGCTTTATTTTATAGACAATTTAGCTTTGAGATTTAGTTAAACCTATAACTTAATCCTGTAATTTTAAAATCAAGCAATTTAGTTTttgacattttaataaacctaCTAGTTAGTGCCTGTTGTTAGAATCACTATCAATTTCCcgttaaatttagaaaaaaataatcaaaatgcttttaattcttttttcaatctaaaaataatttagtccttGAAGTTTTATTATATTAACAATCTGCGTCTAGATTcacagtttatttttatttttttcctttttatatatagcaatgtaatataatatatatatatatatatatatatatattaaaataaaatgacaTAATTTTGCAAAATTATAAGGGCTTATTTGTAAATAGTTATAATGTTTAATAATCAATTTGTAAAATATGTGGATGGttttgtaattaaccaaaatttttaacgatcttaaattaattaatccagatttttagtaattataatttaaatttaaaattttaatttaatgagacCCAAATTTTAAAAATGCAGGGACTAAATTGTTAATAGAACAAAAccttagagactaaattattttgaaattaaaaataaatttaagagcattttgataatttttgctagaattaacaataatttaactGAAATTCTAACGGTAGGGATTAACTTGTAGGTTTATTAAAGTGTTGAGGATTAAATTGCTTGATTTTAAAACTACAAAGATTAAGTTATAGGTTCAACCAAATCTCAGGGACTAGCTTGCAGTTTacctataatttataaatatgtaaaaagaaataaatgacaAGGAAAGGAAGTTGAAAGCCATTTAACTGTACTGTTAGTTTTCCTAATTAGTTGCGCTCTCTGcattttttgttatttatatCTCTGTCCAAGGACCACTGTTGTtttctcatctctctctctctctctctctctctcaatccttttttttttccctagaGTCGAAAAGATATAAAGCTGTTATTATTCGGATTGACAGCCCTGGAGGTGATGCCCTTGCTTCTGATTTGTAAGTGATTTTTTGTTGTTCCTTAATGTTCCAAGCTGCTTCTGtgaataatttcacaataaataatGCTAATATTATTGTTATCAAGTTACAAACAAGTTTTCAGTGGGAAGTGATCTTTGACATTTTTGTGTGATCAATTCAAGTGAAGTAATGGATCAACTGCCCCTCTCTTGCACCCTGCACCCCTGCGCCACACCCCCTCCCCCTTACCCGGTCACCTTTTTTGTCGAGCATTGACTGAGAAGGAACTTGGATTGCTATCATTGACACAAAATAGATGTAGACAAATCCCACGCATATTGAGTTGGATTTAGCACCTCATATTGCATAAAATACCTGTACTTTTGCCAAGAAAAATTTGTGATAGGGAATTATCTTGAATACAGTAGATGTATTGGATATGGTCATAGTTATCAGAATCATATCATCCGTTAAATAATTCAAAATGGgcatgaaaattgaaattgaacaAAATGATAGATAAATCCACAATTCATCATATTGATCTTCCCATTCAATCCAATTTTAAATTCTCATGATTGAAAAAGTATACTAGATAGTTGGTTTCATCTTATCAATTCCACTTCTTTAATCACTGTCTCTGTCTCTGTCTCTATCTCTACCTCTACCTCCCTACCTGTATCTCTATCTCCATCTCCTGTCTTGGTCTCTAcatatttcttcttcttttttcctcTCTTCCTGCCTATTGTCTGActctcctttcttttttttttcttttttttttttattcatgtcTATTCTGTTTATTCTTTGTCTCCACTCCATACAAAAGGTGATCGCTACAACTGAAATTGCAAGTCCATATAATCTTCCTATTAACTATTCAAAAATTTagcataaaaaaaattcaaaaatttatatttgaaaacTGAAACATTTTCTATTAAATGTCTATGGTTTAAGGATAAGGAAAAGGTGAAATTCCTTGAATCATGCctcaaattttgacatcattattatttattttttttaaatcttataTTCATGAATGTGATAATCAGTTCTTTTGTTGTTTTCggaaaatatgaaataaaataaaaatcaattcccTGTTTAATTGTCACTTGTGTTAATATATGTAGAATGTGGAGGGAAATCCGGCTTTTGGCTGAAAAAAAACCTGTGATTGCGTCTATGTCTGATGTGGCTGCGAGTGGAGGATACTATATGGCAATGGCAGCAGGGGCTATTGTTGCGGAAAATTTAACCTTAACTGGCTCTATTGGAGTTGTTACAGGTAAAAGTAAATGTTGAAAAATCTGTGCAAGTATGAAAATGAAAACATCTTTGTAAGTATGAAGATGCTGCCTTCTCTTGAAGAaaatcttttcttttatttcctaaAAAAAGAAGACAATGACATACTATGACATGGAACAGTTTAGGCATGCaagaaagaggaaaaattgcAGGTTAGGTGTGTGGATTCTTAAGTTGTTTATTGAGCCAGGCTGGGTTATTAATTAAAATGCTTCTGCAAAACCTTGATTTTGAACTTGTGTTCAGGGTAGCCAACAATGAAGAAATTACTTTATTTGTAGAACAAATTAGAAAAAGAGAAGGAAAaaggaataaaaaataaaagataagaaATTAACCTATTTTAAGTTGCTAAATAAAGTTTTCTGCATTATTTTGTTAGTATTTAATTCCTTGAAATGGTGGTTAATTTATAGGGAAGTTTAACCTTGGGAAACTATATGAAAGGATTGGCTTCAACAAGGAAATTATATCAAGAGGTAAATATGCTGAGCTCCTTGCAGCTGAACAACGACCTATGAGGTGAGAGACCTTGTTGTATTTCTTAATACAAGTTCTTTTAAAACAGAATTGTGGATCTATAATTTACAAGAGGTTAAAACTCAAGTTGGATGAGATGTATGCCTGTGGATCCCATGCCTGACTTTGTTGTCTTGACTATTGAAGGCTTCCTTATTTGATTGGATGGTTCCCAAATCTTGCATTTCTTCTTTGAATTATGTTTCCATTTGCCATACTACCTGAAGGAAACTAACCAGACTTAATTTTCCAGACCAGATGAAGCAGAACTTTTTGCTAGGTCAGCTCAAAATGCATATAAGCAATTTCGAGACAAGGCAGCATTTTCAAGATCAATGGCTGTAATTTTTTTAGCATTCATTTCAAAATTAAGTTTATTTATTTTGGGGCAAACATTCAAGGAGAAattagaaaaaggaaaaataaattcaaaattccTCATCGTTACACTGCCAGGTGGATAAGATGGAAGAGGTTGCACAAGGCAGAGTCTGGACTGGTAAAGATGCAGCTTCACGAGGTCTAGTTGATGCTACTGGTGGGCTATCTCGAGCTATTGCCATCGCAAAACAGAAAGCCAACATTCCCCAAGACAAACAGGTTTGTTTTGACTTCATAATTTGATCTTCTTTTTCATGTTGATTACAAGATTGGTTTCTGTTTAAGAAAAGAATGCTGATTACTATATTTGTTAATTACCCAAGCTTACTTCAAATTGATTAGTTCAGAAGTCTAGCACATCCCGTAGTCATGCTTATTTTGTCCAGACTATTGATGCTTTATCcctactgaaatttttataattgttGAGACTCTAGTAGTACTTTTGATATGGTGATAATGGTTTATGAAAAAGGAGGCTTTTTATTTCTCAAATCACTACTCCCTCTTTGGTTTCCAAGAGGGATCAAGATGTTTGTTGTCTTGTCTCTCTGTGTTGAATTTTAGTCCCTGACCACACCAGCTGAGTTGCCGACAAAGCCTCCCTTCCCAGCCCTCCTGTAATGTAATCATGCATTATTGTGCACCTTAACAAGTAGAGAAACTCCCTGTTTTTGCCCTTCTGTATAGATCTTCTCATTTGCTTTTCACTCAAATCTTCTCTTAACTGCAAGTGCTTGGCATTAGTGATCTTTCTCCTGAGGTaaccattaaaatttttaatattatggcTAGAATTTGGTTATCTATGAAACTGGCCTCATTTATTTGTTCattattttccatttaaaatcAATGATCTGCACATCTGTTATTCTGGAAGAAGTGCAATGCCATTTTCCTATCTTCTGTATGAGCTATCTTGACAACTATGCTTAACGGCCCAGGTAACCCTGGTTGAACTGTCAAGACCCTCGCCTACACTGCCAGAGATCTTAAGTGGCATAGGGAGCTCAATAGCAGGagtagacagaacattgaaagaacTGCTACAAGACCTATCATTTTCAGATGGAGTTCAAGCCCGGATGGATGGAATCTTGTTCCAGAGATTGGAGGGAACTTCATATGCCAATCCCATTTTAGGTTTGATAAGAGATTACCTCAATTCCCTCTGACCAATTTGTCTTAACCATTTTCCCCCTTTGGCTGAATGTATATTGggtttgatttttttaataatgGTAATGTAATGGTGATAGGGGGACCAATAGATCTCTTTATAGGGGATGGAACTTACCTCATTCCAGAAAAGATGGATAGGGGTGGTCTAGTCTGAATTTTGTTCCTGTTAAACTTTGGAACGAGTTCATCCACGTTAtagggaaaaaaaagaaagaaagaaagaaagaaagattacaatttttttttattaataatgtgAAAGTGTAATATAGAAAATTAATTCTTATTATTTATAGATGCGTTTCCCTATAGGACTCTGATTAGACCAGATGTGATGTATGATAGTGAATGTTAGTTTGGTATTTACTGTTAACATACTCCAAAATTAGTGACAGAAATGcggatattaaaataaatatttagtaatgagtcaaataattatatttgttaaaaatgattaagagattaaattattaataaaattatattttgagagtaactaatgtattttttaaaatatagaattaattattgagttttattaaaataagaatattaaatagtaatttgatGACATTgattaatagaaaaattaatgaagggattaaataatttaatgaaaattaaatatataaattaaataatatattttgtagaacattaaaattaagtaattaatttctttaaacgagtaattttttttcttatgagAAATTACCATGTAATTTTACTTATGTTAATCATGGGTTCAAAGTGGCTTCTCGAGAATGTTTTTTGTTAGCCAATTTGGCCCAACACCGTTTGACCAAACTGACTTAGGTTTAAAAAATTTATAGATTAtgaataaaagaataaaattgaCTCATCTCTCTTTTTCTGTCCTCTTAGAACcttctcttcctttttctctctcttcttttcttcttctctctccctGAAATTCCTGTGTCTCATGAGTAAAGAAAACACCAAAATACAGTCTTTTAAATACAATCTTCTCTCTTTTATGTTATTTGGGACTGGAAGTAGAATATACAATCCTCTCTCTTTTTATGACATCAATGATTCATAGGCCAACTTGAACATTTTAGCTGATTTGAATGATAAATGGGCAGCCTATGCAAGACCTGGCAGATGGAATGATCTGGATATGTTGGAAATTGGCAATGGAGGCATGACTTACAGATTCTAACAAATAAGGAGGTCATTGCCGTAAATCAAGACCCACTTGGGGTAAGAAAGGAAAGTTTACACTGCCGGAACTGATAGTTGCCTGCAGGTGCTTTGCCTGGAAATCGCTTGGTGGTTGCTCTTGGAATCATTGATCCAAAGCTGCAACAATTGCAGTTAGATGGAATGTGCTTGGGCTTGAAGTTGGCACCAGTGTCTCAGCGCGAGACTTGTGGTAGCACAAAGATGTTGCAGGAGATGCAGTGGCATCATTTGGCGCTCGAGTAGATTCTCACAATTGTGTTTTAGAAGGTATTTGgcttgcttatttatttttaattttttaatttaaaatatatttaaaataaattaatttaaaaataaataattaattttttaataaaattatttaagattaatttttaaataatttaagtatttaattaaaaaaatttaaaaataatttaatttatcaatatTATCAAAAAATATATCATTGAATGTTTTAATTATTAAAAGAGAATAATATTTATgttttagaaaaaattattaagataatataatatttttcttgattaaaatataattttaaattaaataaaaaaattataagtaattttatttataatttttaatttattttaaataaatttttaaattataaattaaattaaatattaatttgatttataattttttatttataaatatatttaatgtaCTTATAAGCCAAACCATTAATTAAATTGATCATAGgctcaatttcaaaattttcctaaatttaaaaataataatcggATTAGCTTATTAGAAAATGGTGAAAAATTAAGAGGAAAATTTTAACTTCATTCCAACATGAAATGATGAAAATCCCAAATTTGTTTCTTCATATTTCAGAcattactatttttttttcttacactAAACGACGTCGTTCCTTTCCCATGCATATCCTTCTTTGTCTCCTGGGTCAATACTTGGACAGAATAGAACCGCGCTTGAAAATTATGCAGTAAGTTACCATGGTTTCTCTGCAACAACTCAATAACACTGCTTTAGTGTCACCTTCACTGCCTTATCACCACCTTCACTTCTATAGAACCATTAGTCCACCAGCACGTAGAAGACTTTACCTCAAACAAACACTTCAACCAAGATCATCTCTTCATTTCTCTACCCATACTCACCAAAGCCACTCTGTATCTCTATCAGACCATACCCATCAGCTCTCTTTTCTACCAGAGATTGCTAAACTCTCCGAAACTGGTAGCCTAACTGAAGCCTTGAACCTTTTTCAGAAAAACTTGCAAAATGATAGCTCCAATTCTTCAGAAACGAAAGAAGCAATGGGCATTCTGCTTCAAGCCTGCGGCCACCAAAAAGACATTGAGACTGGTCGAAAAATTCATGAGATTGTTTCTAAATCGACCCAATATAGTAATGATTATGTTCTTAATACCCGTCTCATTACCATGTATGCCGCGTGTGGTTCTGTTTTGGATTCTCGTCTCGTGTTTGATAATTTACAGAGGAAGAATTTGTTTCAATGGAATGCACTTGTTAGTGGGTATACTAGAAATGAACTTTATTGTGAGGCAATTAATGTCTTTGTAGAATTGATGTCGGATACAGAGTTTGAACCTGATAATTTTACTTTCCCTTGTGTGATCAAGGCTTGTGCTGGGCTTTTAGGTGCTGGGTTAGGGGAGGTGATTCATGGGATGGTGATAAAGATGGCTTTGGTTTTGGATGTTTTTGTGGGCAATGCATTGATTGCAATGTATGGGAAATGTGGGTTGGTTGATGGAGCGGTGAAAGTGTTTGATTATATGCCTGTTAGGAACTTGATTTCGTGGAATTCAATGATTTGTGGGTTCTCTGAGAATGGATTTTCTGTAGACAGTCTTAATTTGTTAGTGGAGATGTTAGTGGGTGAGCAAGGGTTGGCACCTGATGTTGCCACAATGGTGACAATATTACCAGTTTGTGCAAGAGAAGTAGAACTTGATCTGGGAATGGAAATCCATGGTTTGGCTATAAAACTGGGACTGAGCGAAGAGGTGAAGGTGAATAATGCTTTGGTAGACATGTATTCAAAATGTGGATACTTGCCTGAAGCGCTAATGTTATTTGATAAGAACAATAACAAAAATGTTGTTTCTTGGAATACAATGATTGGAGGTTTTTCCACGGAAGGATATATATTCGAGTCATTTAATCTTTTGAGGAAAATGCAGATGCAACAGGAGATAGAGCCTAATGAGGTCACTGTATTGAATATTTTGCCTTCTTGTTTGGAGAATTCACAGTTGCCGAGTTTAAAGGAAATTCATGGCTATTCAATTAGACATGAGTTTCAATATGATGAATTAGTGGCCAATGCTCTTGTTACAGCCTATGCTAAGTGTGGAATGCTGAGTTCTGCTGAGCGTGTCTTTAACAGAATGGAGATGAAGACGGTGAGTTCTTGGAATGCACTTATTGGCGGTTATGCACAAAATGGTGATCCTAAACAGGCTTTAAATTTTTACATTCAAATGACATATTTAGGCTTCGAACCTGATTGGTTTAGCATAGGTAGCCTTCTCTTAGCTTGTGCCCACCTAAACTCGCTGCGCTGTGGCCAAGAGGTTCATGGATTTGCACTAAGAAATGGATTGGAAACTGATTCATTTATTGGTGTGTCTCTATTATCCCTTTACATCCATTGTAAAAAATCATCTTCTGCACGTTTATTATTTGATGGGATGGAAGATAAAAGTTTAGTGTCGTGGAATGCAATGATTTCTGGTTACTCACAAAATGGGCTTCCAGCTGAAGCCCTGACTTTGTTTCGTAAATTGCTTTCTAATGGAATTCAGCCATCTGACATTGCTATAATGAGTGTGCTTGGGGCTTGTTCACAACTATCAGCTTTGCGGCTGGGAAAAGAAACTCATTGTTATGCATTGAAATCCTCACTCACAGAGGATGTTTTTGTCAGTTGTTCAATTATTGACATGTATGCAAAAAGTGGTTGTATAGAAGAATCGCGAAGTGTTTTTGATGGGCTAAGAGATAAAGATGTTGCATCGTGGAATGCTATAATTGCTGCATATGGGTTTCATGGACATGGGAAAGAGGCAATAAAACTGTTTGAGAGAATGGAGAACATTGGCCAAATGCCTGATTGTTTCACATTTATCGGAATTTTGACTGCATGTTGTCATGCTGGGCTGGTTGAAGAAGGGTTGAAATATTTCAGTGAGATGCAGAATTCCCATGGACTAGAACCAAAATTGAAGCATTACGCGTGTGTTATAGATATGCTGGGTCGTGCCAGAAGATTGGATGATGCTCTAAGGCTTGTCAATGAGATGCCTGAACAACCAGATAGTGGAATCTGGAGCTCATTGCTCAGTTCCTGCAGAAGGTTTGGTGCTCTAGAAATGGGGGAGAAAGTTGCAGAGAAGTTGTTAGAATTAGAACCAAATAAAGTAGAGAACTATGTATTACTTTCAAACTTGTATGCTGGATCAGGTCGGTGGGAGGACGTGCGAAGGGTGAGACAAATTATTAAGGATATTGGTATTCAAAAAGATGCTGGCTGCAGTTGGATTGAGCTTGGGGGTAAAGTATATAGTTTCCTTGTAGGTGACAATTTGCTGCCAGAGTCAGAGGAAATCCGGTTGAAATGGAGAAGATTAGAGAAACAGATAAGTAAAATTGGATATAAACCTAACACAGGCTCTGTGCTTCATGAGGTGGAGGAAGATGAGAAGATCGAGATATTGCGGGGGCACAGTGAGAAGCTAGCAGTTTGTTTTGGTTTGTTGAAGACAACTAAAAGTACAACTCTCAGAATTTTCAAGAATCTTCGGATTTGTGTAGATTGCCATAATGCAGCCAAGTTAATATCAAAGGTAGTTGAAAGAGAGATAATTATCAGAGACAACAAGCGCTTTCACCATTTTAGAGATGGATTCTGTTCTTGTGGGGATTATTGGTGAAGTAAGGTAGGCAAGTTTTCCAATACTTGCTTTTGATTATTGAAATCCTTAATGAATGTTGATAAATGAGATTACAGGTCTTAGTCTCATCATCGTAATATGTCTTAAGTTCATAATGAATCTGATCTTGACAAAAATTTTCCGAGCACATATCTAAACTCTCTTAATAAGGATAAGTTTAAcattattgttaaaaaaaattattttttaaatatataagttagaaaatatttaaaattaatttgaaattaaatttgatatacttcaattataaaaattctaaaataattaaatactattttaaattatttttaatagcaTCTAATATGTTATTTTTCAAAAGTTACTTTTTTTAACTTCTAAATCTCAATTCTAAACAGGGCTTAAATTCTCCAAATAAAAGTTATAaagacaataaaaaaaaaattggattgttgattcaaaataaaaaattgaattaaaaaaggaattaattaaacaaaataatttcaaacGATTTAGCATgcgaattttatttcaaaaaatcaATGGTTAACTCAACCGATAGAAGTGGATAAAAATATATAGGAGaaattataaaaaagaaaaagtggcTCGTGATTTTGCACCTTTTTTTA carries:
- the LOC110670843 gene encoding serine protease SPPA, chloroplastic isoform X1, with protein sequence MSKLLLIHSPHFTPVYRRTITSVLSKPYLCLSPSPLLLHSNTRHLHLLTHHSLLPSFPSSFLSRNLSARAFDSSSESKTQQEDKTLEKNDSDSEDGTLKNFKEDYPTGEFQFKEFGSWNRFLVKLRMLIAFPWERVRKGSVLTMKLRGQISDQLKSRFSSGLSLPQICENFIKAAYDPRISGIYLHIEPLNCGWGKVEEIQRHILNFKQSGKFVVCYIPVCREKEYYLACACDEIYVPPSAYFSLYGLTVQASFLGGVLENVGIQPEVQRIGKYKSAGDQLTRKSMSEENCEMLTTLLDNIYGNWLDNISSAKGKKIEQLENFISEGVYKVERLKEEGLITNICYDDEVEKCLLSLLQSCPTVISMLKEKLGVEKDKILPMVDYGKYSRVRNWTLGLTGGKDQIAVIRASGSISRVRSPLSLPSSGIIGEQFIEKIQQVRESKRYKAVIIRIDSPGGDALASDLMWREIRLLAEKKPVIASMSDVAASGGYYMAMAAGAIVAENLTLTGSIGVVTGKFNLGKLYERIGFNKEIISRGKYAELLAAEQRPMRPDEAELFARSAQNAYKQFRDKAAFSRSMAVDKMEEVAQGRVWTGKDAASRGLVDATGGLSRAIAIAKQKANIPQDKQVTLVELSRPSPTLPEILSGIGSSIAGVDRTLKELLQDLSFSDGVQARMDGILFQRLEGTSYANPILGLIRDYLNSL
- the LOC110670842 gene encoding pentatricopeptide repeat-containing protein At1g18485; its protein translation is MVSLQQLNNTALVSPSLPYHHLHFYRTISPPARRRLYLKQTLQPRSSLHFSTHTHQSHSVSLSDHTHQLSFLPEIAKLSETGSLTEALNLFQKNLQNDSSNSSETKEAMGILLQACGHQKDIETGRKIHEIVSKSTQYSNDYVLNTRLITMYAACGSVLDSRLVFDNLQRKNLFQWNALVSGYTRNELYCEAINVFVELMSDTEFEPDNFTFPCVIKACAGLLGAGLGEVIHGMVIKMALVLDVFVGNALIAMYGKCGLVDGAVKVFDYMPVRNLISWNSMICGFSENGFSVDSLNLLVEMLVGEQGLAPDVATMVTILPVCAREVELDLGMEIHGLAIKLGLSEEVKVNNALVDMYSKCGYLPEALMLFDKNNNKNVVSWNTMIGGFSTEGYIFESFNLLRKMQMQQEIEPNEVTVLNILPSCLENSQLPSLKEIHGYSIRHEFQYDELVANALVTAYAKCGMLSSAERVFNRMEMKTVSSWNALIGGYAQNGDPKQALNFYIQMTYLGFEPDWFSIGSLLLACAHLNSLRCGQEVHGFALRNGLETDSFIGVSLLSLYIHCKKSSSARLLFDGMEDKSLVSWNAMISGYSQNGLPAEALTLFRKLLSNGIQPSDIAIMSVLGACSQLSALRLGKETHCYALKSSLTEDVFVSCSIIDMYAKSGCIEESRSVFDGLRDKDVASWNAIIAAYGFHGHGKEAIKLFERMENIGQMPDCFTFIGILTACCHAGLVEEGLKYFSEMQNSHGLEPKLKHYACVIDMLGRARRLDDALRLVNEMPEQPDSGIWSSLLSSCRRFGALEMGEKVAEKLLELEPNKVENYVLLSNLYAGSGRWEDVRRVRQIIKDIGIQKDAGCSWIELGGKVYSFLVGDNLLPESEEIRLKWRRLEKQISKIGYKPNTGSVLHEVEEDEKIEILRGHSEKLAVCFGLLKTTKSTTLRIFKNLRICVDCHNAAKLISKVVEREIIIRDNKRFHHFRDGFCSCGDYW